GACTGGAGAGAATCAGAATGACAACAACGATTATTAGGTGTTCAAAATAAGACACATCTGGCAACGAGGTGGTTATTTCTAAAGCCACATTTGTACCCACAAAATGTACGCGTTTGCCCCAAAGGTATACCTCAATGCCTTTCTCAGACTGATATAATTCATTATGACCGCCGTATCGGTAAAAAAGTCTGTTGAACTGCAATCACTACGTAAGAATTCTTTATAAACGCATAAAAGTCAATGGCAATggattttcatttcaaattggGCTATGTCACTGGGACTGCCGCCTTTAGTGCAGAAAGCTTGCGCTACACaattgttgttattaaaaGAGGGACTGTCACGACAGTTTTGCTGCTCTTAGGTCAGAACTGGTAGAAAAACGAAACTTGGTACTCGATTCTTAAGCAGCAACATTCATATaagccaaaaataaaatattaaagttTTGCCATGTGAAGCCAACCACAACAAAGTTCTGGAGATTTTTGGAATATATCGCGtccaaacttgaaaacgttGGCCAATGTTTTCAAGTTCCAATCCTGTTGCTTGCTAGCCATCCTGAGCTTTATGAATCAAGCTGTTGTCGAATAAGACAGTTTAATCAAACTTTGGAACTTATGCGAAGATATCGGGTTTGATTCGCAGTCATTCCAAGTGACCACGtgctctgaaaaaaaaatctgataATATGAGTCGAGGCTGTTGAGCAATCAAGCGATGCCACATGTCACTCAGTGTCACACTGTAGTTAATAAAAATTGGATTCTGTAAACTAACGAATTTCTTGCAAACTGTAGAATacttcatcattttgtgttATGATTCCAGTGTTAATTTACTGGTACATGCTACCCGTGTGGTAGTTCTTTTCGAATTTCTCGTGTCTAGTCCTTTTTTGGCATATCTAAGTTGagtgtttgtttttctaataTATCATGTCTAGTAgtatttttatgaaaatgcGAAGTCCAGTTGTTGGACAAAACAAGGGTGCCACATTCTAAATTGAAGCGTGTAAAAGTAGTTAATAGTATAAAGAGTAAGAGCTTAGTAGTCAAAGTAGAATCGATGTTGAATTCAATCGATTATGGCTGAACAGTGCCAGTGTGCTATGAAAAGCTCTAAAAAACGAAACTCCAGCGTTAGTTTTCACTTCCCTTGATCTGAAAGCATTTTTACCACTACTGGAGTTCGACTCAGATGGCATGACACTACCCTTGCCAAACGCGGCGAGATCATTGTCTTTCTCAGAACCTTCAGTTATTTTGGTCAGCGGTAACCAAAAGGACTTCGTCGGCTTTGAAGCCGAAAACATGGCGGATCAAAACGGATATTAAACGTAGAACAatcttttcaacaaaatagTATTGAAGTTTTCCACACTTTCGCAGCGAAAGTATTAGAAAGTCGCGCAGGCATAGCACATCTCTagcaatgataaaatataattCATGCAAGATTATTTTTGAATGAACTGCCTCAGAATTTCAGGATTTCACCATCGTTGTGTCGTGATTCGCCTTTGCTCATCATCGGCAGTGAAAATACTAACTAGAATACGACGAATGGCTCACAAACGAAACACAACACACAAAGGCTTTACAGTTCAAACGCTAAAACACTATGAAACAAAACGGCTGAAGGAACACtgtgaaaaaacaaaggcGGGTACGAACGAACGagacacaaaacgacaaaacacGAGAACGACACAGACGAAATGGATGGCAATGAGTGCGAGCATTTCTCAGCTTGAAAACTTAAGAAACACTTGGAGTTGTTACAAAAGGTAAGCATTAACTCCATTCTGAAAGGCTTTATCCTCACAATGCTGCAAGCGCTCAAAGACCATCAATTTCTTCACGACAATCACAACACACAACAACTACACATGGAAGACATGAAAGGCACTGGAGTAAAGGAGAGCACTGGTCACTAAATCACCTTTGCGCATGAGCAAGATAATGACCGCTGTTAACATAAAGTGTATTGCGTAATTCGCTCCAGTTCACTCGTCCAATATGGCGGCGTTTTCGAGACTGTTTACGCGACTGTTGCGATAGCACTTCCTGCCATTTTTGCACCGCCAAGAATTTAAAAGTCGTGAAAAACTTAAGTTTTACCCAACCATGAAAGGCTTTTCATGCGAAGGGATTTTTACCTGAGGCTCGATCTCGATTAAATGCGTTTTCTGCTGTTGCCATGGAGCACTACGGTCAGTATACAATTCTTGGAAATATCGGGGAAGGAGCTCACGGAATCGTTTTCAAAGCGAAGCACATCGAGGTTAGCTTCATTTTATCGaagaggattttttttatcctaaGATTCAGAAATTTTTAATGGgatttattattatgattttaaATTTGGGTATAGTTTTGTTCTAGAGCTAAATAAATTATACATTGTAGTTAATTTAGTTGTACATTTAGTTGTATTGGTTAGATGACTGAGCGACTTGTCAGTAttaaaaaagttaattgatGTACAGTTGATGTGGCTGAAGGAAGTTTATCCACAGAATACATTTGGTTCTTAGTGACTGTTTTTAGAtcttaaaaaggaaaattgaagAGACTGATGTCCATTGCCCAAttgacctctttagcttgaaTGTTTATCCAGACAATGTGATAGTCTGAAGAGACTACATAGTTATGCTTTCATTTTGTGCGTGTGTAGAAgattaaatttaatttcaaaggAACTGTTCCAAGGGGTATCGTTTCATGGTCatcattggaaaaaaaatgttaaggCTGAAGAGTTCATAGTTGCTTTTTAATAACATGACTTACGTCCAGCATGAATGCATTCTATAAAGGTTGTGTTCCTTTAAGCCAATCTAAATCCAGATTTTACGATATAAAATTagatttttttgttccattgaAGACCAAACCAATCTAAGATTGCAATCCGAATGATCCACCTCCAAACATGGATCGTTCAGATTGGTATCTCGATCTGGTTTGAGACATTTGTTCCTTTTAGCCGAAACAGCCTGGATGCCGATCGTTAAGTCCAGGGTTGTGTTCCTTTAAGCCAATGTAAATCAGATTTTGCAATCGAAAATTCGAGTTTTCATTCAATTGTAGACCAAACCAATCTAAGATCGGTGATCAATCTTTTTTCAGATGTTCATTCTGGCTAGCAAGAAAATCCAATCAATCTGTATTGTCTAAATCCAAAAAAAGATTGGCTGAAGGGATTGCAACCAAAATGGTCAATTACCCAGACTTTCTGGTTGCAGTGGTTATAACGCTGTTGTCAAAGCTAATAGCACAGACTGCTAAAACCATGCATTAGTACTTAAACAAGGGTTATATAGTTTTATAGCTACTGATTTCTCAAGAATTCACTCAGTTATTATCCAGAGAAAGTACTAGCTTATATGAAGATAAAAGTCTGTGACTTAGAACAGCTAGAAAAGGGCTAATAATTTTGCCCTTCTTCAGACAGAGTTTCAAGCATCAGCTTTAATTTTCACGGAAAAACCAATAGTTGCACATGGCAATTTTGCATATTGCTCATTTAATGATCCCATCATTATTCTTCTATCTGACCTGAATGCAGATGGATGTATGTTTTTCCctcttttaaaagaaaagcatcATACTTATGCCACAGCTCTAGAGTACAGATTCTCTATTTGTTCACAAGAAGATTTTCAGGAGCTGGTTTCAATAATACTATTATGTTAACCTGACAAATTGAACATTTCAAAtgcagttgttgttttcttaatgaaatttcattgattttacATGGAGTCTAATCTTCAGTGACTCGCTCTCATGCCAATTATGCGAGTTGTGTAGCATACTAAAATGGAGACAGTATGCAACTGGTATGTAAGATATTTTTAAGCAATTTATTCAATTGATTGTGCACTTGGGAGAATTTCTCATCTGTGAAGAAACTGGAGACATACTTCTGGTCAAATCTCAAACACTCAAGGTTTATCGCAATGactatttctttcaaacataCTTGTTTTGACAGAGTGGAGAAATTGTTGCCTTGAAGAAGGTGCCCTTGAGAAAACTGGAAGATGGGATTCCTAACACAGCTTTAAGGTATCTGCAATGATCAATAATATTCTTAAAATACTTAGTGCAAGTCTGCATTTGTCACACCTCATGGTGATTTTTATACTATGGCAATTTGAAGAACCTATGGGTTTTTCACATGTAGAATTTGTTGTCTGACCTACTCTCAATGGCAAAATGTGTCAACAATAGATGAAGATAATGAGGAAAACACAGTACAATCCATCAGTGCCAAaccttaaaaatattttaatgagCAAGTGGCATTTAATCAAAAATCAACCATTGCTGAGAGAAATATACAGGGAATCTCCTTTCCCTCTTACAAAAGATTAAAATCTCTGGGAGACATATACTTGTCAGAGCCAAACCTATCACATAACGAAACAGCGGGAGTCATGTGTGGCCTGTCAACCCCTTTAATCTCTTTAGATCATTGTTCTTTAATACTTGTCAGAGTCGTTGTGAAAGCGTGGTTCAAATCACAGCTTGTAATTGTGAACTTAAACTGGTATGTTAAATTTACTGCATCTACGGCCTGTTATTGGGCTGTGCATTTACAAAAGGATTAGTTAATTATTTGCATCATCCTTAATCCCATTGTTTCCTTGaccattcaattttttttccttttatttataCTAGAGAAATAAAGGCATTGCAGGAAATAGAAGATAATCAAAATGTGCGTAATaaattttcttacttttatGTCCTGTATGTTGTGATTCATACCCTTGCCTAAGTAGCTTTATATGCGTAAATTACTATGATCATAAGATGATTATGAAGCACAATGCTTGTTTTGAGTGTCAGCCCTTATAGTCACTTTgaagttgtttaaaaaaaactcgtctgtgcctcgttttttcaaaccacttctcagtgtttggatatctgatgaaacaatATTCTCTGGTGGGGCTCTATAATTttgcgaatctttgtttacacttttaaCCTCATTAACAtaatgcttatcactatctgatcacgctaataaaataaaaactctgaatattgaaagggcatgacaatttaagttttctctgaaaatttgagtccaatgcatcgaatggtttcggagaaattctcttctaaaaactccaaattttacaggggatgtacggctcattaacttttttgccacccagcaatttcgcagtttttgatgtctgatatttcctttgcacaattgcacaaattgctcagcttaatcagctctttcaacttttgcatttagctcatagaTATgaccactgcttctattaggtaagtcgtatgctaatgagcaaaaatgtaaacaatgacgtcagcaaagattcgcctatatcACCTGTTGTAAACTGCTGCTGATTTTATAATGATGACAAGAGAAACAACAGAGGGAAACCCAAATTCATTGGACAGCCTGCAAAGTGAAAGGTTAAACCAAAAATGGCTGGGTTGAATGACCTTTAATAATCATTCAACTGAAACAGTGCAGCACATGTAAGTATTACATAATGAGGCTTTACATTGCTCACCCTTCTAATTGTCATCTTTTTGTTTATAGGTTGTGAAGTTGATTGATGTGTTTCCTTATGGCACTGGATTTGTGTTAGTGTTTGAGTACATGCTATCAGATCTGTCTGAAGTTCTACGCAACTCAGACAAGCCTTTGACAGAGGCAAGTGCACAGTAAAAAATAGaataccatttttttttttgccaatgaCTGTAAAAAATGAATATGTCTTTTTCATGTGAAAGATGGAATGGCTTTGAATCACCCATGTGTGGATGATAAAAATGGTGGTACCTGTTGCCAAGTAACCATAATTTACAtgtcttttccattttcacaaTGTTGTGCCTTTTTTTCACCATCCGCgttttgcaaattttaccATATACAGTATTTCTTTCTAGTTGCAGAATGCTGTAAATGTTGCAATTTTATTTGTTGACTTACACGCCCGTGTTTTTAAAGCAAAGCAACCagagaaacattaaaaaagaCTATTGTTTGTGCGGAAGAAAAGATTCCCGGGTGACTGTTATTAAGGATACCTTGATTAGAGGCACAAATTTGGCTGCCGTGATGTTGTGTGAAAACTAGTACTGTGCCAAGTTAGCACGATTTGTGTTCTGGCATTAAATGACCACAAGGGTATTTGGAAAACTAAGAATTTGAAGAGACTATCTCCAGTTTTCCGTGCTAAATTGTGGAAAACTCATGTTGCTATTTCTTTCAGTAATACTATTTGAAAAGTTTGAAATAACTATATGCATGAATTTCAAAACTGAGCTGAAACAACACTGCTCACAGCTAAAAAGATTACAGAAATTTCTCAATGGTGGTAGAAAATTCTAGCAAAAATTTATGATATTGTGTTTGCTTCAGGCTCAGATCAAAAGTTACATGCTGATGTTGCTGAAAGGTGTGGCATTTTGTCACGAAAATTCCATAATGCACAGAGTAGGTATTAGATCTAGACTGCAAGTGGTCTCGCTTAGGTAAGAGGCAGAGGAACGGGCAAAATACATGCGCGCACGCCAGACTCGCTGATTTTCGGCCCTCCCTCGCGTGTCCTCGCGTGTCCGTGTATTTTTCCTGCTCTTCCGTTTCCTGCCGAAGTTACTGTAGACATCTTGCAGCCTTTGTATGTATTGAACGACTAAAGCAACACAAAAGTATTGCTTCATTTTCAGAGAAATGCATTGTAGTTTCCGTGGCCATTGCGACATTTGTGGCTAATTGGCAAGATCAAAGGAATCGTCTTGTCAATGCAAATGACATAATTGGTTTTGTGTAGGATATCAAAGTTAATGATCCCGATATGACAGAGTTGATTGTAGGTAACCCTCACCAACTTAAGGGCAgaaatttggcaaaaattgTGAAAGGTTGCGGAAGgtttaagacaaaaacaatCGAAATTTGGGGCTATTTCGTTTTAAAAAACCTGGCAATTTGGAGTTTTCAGAGGGCTGTGGGACTCTAAAAGATTCGCCGTAACCGGTGCACACTGGAACACACTTGAGCTAACAGTCGACCCATGGTGTGACTTCTACCTCCACCACTCGCTATAACTCGCTCATTGCGCTTCGCTCATTCACGAGTTCAAAAAGATGAGCTTTTTGCTAATGTGATCAGAATCTTGCGTATtccaaaaaacaatttcattgTTGCTATCCGCCAGGACCTAAAGCCGGCCAATTTGCTGATCAGCTCTACTGGACATTTGAAGATAGCTGACTTTGGTCTGGCGAGAGTGTTCCGCAACGAAGCCAACAGGCAATACAGCCATCAGGTTGCTACAAGGTAAAGGCTGATAAGATGTGGTGCTTCGATGATGTGTCGGGAAACTAAAAATGAGACAAAAGTCGCTGTAATGACCCTCCGATATCCCCTCCAAATTTAAGGtcttaacgacaacgtgaacacctaacagtaaatctttcaatcTCTATATCAAATTCTACGgtgcgaagccgaatgggctattgatccgtggcccttgagagcaaagggtctaattgttttagtatcacccaactagtcggacagaaaaaagcaataataaattcagcaaagaaaaatatttatttgggaataaaacgaaataaataggtttacaaaaccggcgaacttcgctctactcgatgactattactaatagacctatagtagcatagccaatcaaaatgcaggatttgcattagtccactagttgggtgatactaattctATTTATTGCTTAaggtttgctttgttttatgtcttttgtttgtttcgttCTTTGTTTCAAGGTGGTACCGAGCACCTGAACTGTTGTATGGAGCGAGGCAGTACGATGAAGGAGTTGACCTCTGGTGAGAAGCAGTTCTTTTTGTTGTAAAATCATTGGTACTCCCTCCCTCTTGGTTTCTGTTCTTTCCTTTCACTAGGTTGAACTGTGGCGTTCATTTAAAGTAACAGGCAATTTCAAAACCTCAGACATCGCTCTGACCAAGGGCGAACGtacgaaacgtcagctttccaaatgtTTCACGGTGATAATTCGGCCTTTATCAagtcgtttgataaaaccaaattttttttgtttgaccCTCCCATTGAAATATGCCAAAATTTTCCCTAGAAACTGGTTATTTAAAAACGACCACGGCAAAGATAACGCCACGGtagaaagaggaaaaatcGTGGGGTACATTGTTAGCGTTTGAACGTGCGGTAGATTCTGCGCGTGCGGCACATTGTGCTCTTTTGGCACAAGCGGGCACGCACTTTAATGCAAGTCCGTGCTGTTCGCTGCAAATTTGTAGGTTTGACGGCAAGACGAACCGACGAAAGTAAATCGCTCATTTCTCCTTTTGGAATGAAATTTATTCGCACAGACCCAGTTCCGAGGTAAACgcttcgagcgttagcctttcgcTTTAACGAATGGCTAACAATGGCTGGCCAACTTAGTTATCTACCcttttgataattcatgacTGTTTCTTTGACCAGTCTAACGCCCACGCAGcaccagtttctttagaaaacgCTTCCCTTGTTCTTTAGTTATGGGATTGGTAGTGTTTGACTTCAAGAGTAGTTGTTTCTACCAGTTTGACCCGCATAAATTCCTTTAGATATTGGTAGGATGTGACTGTGGTAGGAATGGCGTTTCATGTCATATCTATTAGTTCTTAGTTTGGTACTGTTTGATCTGCCTGATCGTAAAGGGAAACTGAGTTGAATTAATTTAAAACGACCgaggtgaaatttttttgtcagtcGTGCCAAACAAGTAGAAAACGCCTTTATTCGTCGATCCGTAACCCTTAGATatggttttttttattgttttttttgttttcccttatttttctGTAGGGCGGTTGGCTGTATTTTTGGCGAACTTCTCAACAATTCACCCTTGTTTCCAGTGAGTGACCCTTTTTCTGTCTGTCCGCTTGCGTGTACTCACTAACTAGGCCAGCAGTTCAGTGATTGGCTGAAATTTCTTTCAGGGTGAAAGTGACATTACGCAGCTGTACTGTGTGTTAAGGGTTCTTGGTACACCAACACAGGGCCAGGTATGTGACAAAAACGACTAGCCTTATTGGGTTAGCAGGGAGAAATTCCTCTGTACTCCGCGGTCAGTCTTGAAAGCATGGCTATCATTATGGAGGCGAGCACAAGCGCAACATTTTCGTGTCATTCAACTGAAAAGAATTGCGACGCAATTACACAACGTAGAATTCTCTCTCTCGTATTTCATTGCGAAAAACCCGCATTGCTTGTGGAATGTGTAGCGTCACTCTGTTTTCCTTGTAAGAATGTAACGCGGCTTTGTGCTGTGCTTACTTGAAGTTCCGTTTTCACACAACTCAAGTGAACGCTTTTACCAGCGCAGCTAAGGGAACAAAAACGAAAGATTTTTAGGCGCGCCTATATTTTCGTGAGCCAGGCTTAAATAGCGGAGGATAAACTGAAATTGAT
This portion of the Acropora palmata chromosome 13, jaAcrPala1.3, whole genome shotgun sequence genome encodes:
- the LOC141863258 gene encoding cyclin-dependent kinase 20-like, which gives rise to MEHYGQYTILGNIGEGAHGIVFKAKHIESGEIVALKKVPLRKLEDGIPNTALREIKALQEIEDNQNVVKLIDVFPYGTGFVLVFEYMLSDLSEVLRNSDKPLTEAQIKSYMLMLLKGVAFCHENSIMHRDLKPANLLISSTGHLKIADFGLARVFRNEANRQYSHQVATRWYRAPELLYGARQYDEGVDLWAVGCIFGELLNNSPLFPGESDITQLYCVLRVLGTPTQGQGMTELPDYNKIVFPEMPPIPLETIVPDVSPEAIDLVKRFLVYSSKERISASEALLHPYFFTRPLPAHHSELPIPARNARRTSGRGQLRRAFDIDVPLEKSLVNPALLVHNVAGMPNFQP